The genomic stretch ccgggtggagattataacagaacatggccaagatgttcaaatgttcataaatgaccagcatggtcgaataataataataaggcagaacagttgaaactggagcagcagcacgcccaggtggactggggacagcaaggagtcatcatgtcaggtagtcctggggggcatggtcctagggctgagagagagagagagagagagagagagagagagagaaaacacaaacttagattcacacaggacaccgaacaggagaggtactccagatataataaactgaccctagccccccgacacattaacttctgcagcataaatactggaggctgagacaggaggggtcaggagacactgtggccccatccgaggacacccccagacaggaaggatataaccccacccactttgccaaagcacagccactagagggatatcttcaaccaccaacttaccatcctgagacaaggctgagtatagcccacaaagaactccgccatggcacaacccaagggggggcgccatcccagacaggatgaccacatcagtgaatcaacccactcaggtgacgcaccccttccagggacggcaagagagagccccagtaagccagtgactcagcccctgtaatagggttagaggcagagaatcccagtgggaagaggggaaccggccaggcagagacagcaagggcggttcgttgctccagagcctttccgttcaccttcccactcctgggccagactacactcaatcatatgacccactgaagagatgagtcttcagtaaagacttaaaggttgagaccgagtttgcgtctctgacatgggtaggcagaccgttccataaaaatggagctctataggagaaagccctgcctccagctgtttgctttgaaattctagggacaattaggaggcctgcgtcttgtgaccgtagcatcactgtgggaccttatatagaaaggtgtgtgccttgccaaatcatatccaatcaattgaatttaccacaggtggactccaatcaagttgtagaaacatctcaaggtggtcaatggaaacaggatgcacctgtggtCAAATtcaattctcatagcaaagggtctgaatacttatgttaagcTATTTTCTTTTCTTACATATTTGCAAAATGttcttttgtcattatggggtattgtgtgtgtgtgtgtgtgtgtgtgtgtgtgtgtgtgtctatattgctgaggatttaaaaaaaatgtaatccatttcagaataaggctgtaacgtaacaaaatgtggaaaaagtcaaggggtctgaatactttctgaaggcactgtaagtaggggtaaagtgcctatgcatagataataaacagcgaataACATTTGAATAATTGTTctgcagtctcatggcttgggggtagaagctgtttaggagccttttggaccttgacttggcccttcggtaccacttgccgtactgtagcagagagaacagtctaagttgactggagtctttggcaatttttgtgccttcctctgacacctagtatataggtcctgggtggcaggaagcttggccccagtgatgtactgggccctacGCACTAACCTTTGTAGTGCCTTACgttcggatgccgagcagttgccataccaggcggtgatgcaaccggtcaggatgctctagatggtgcagctgtagaactttttgaggttctggggacccatgccaaatcttttcagtctcctgagggggaaaaggcattgtcgtgccttcttcacgtctgtcttggtgtgttttgtgacagtttgttggtgatgtggacaccaaggaacttgaaacgcaTTGGAGAAGAAGGTACGAGGGAAGGGACCTTGGACCTTTTCCACCTATACGGTTAAGGAGGAGgcgagaagagatgagaggaatCGCAGAAAGATGAATTGGAAAAGAGCCATGTCCCTGGGCCTCTACTTTCCTGTCAGGGTTCCCCCTTGGGAAGATTGTGAACATAAAACTCTAGAATGGACATTCTCAAGCTATGAAGGTTTATAACATCAACCACTAGTGTATTATATATCTCTATGCTTacactggtctctcctgtctggAAGGGTTCCCCCGCACCGTGACTCAGGCGGAGACTCTAGACGGCGTGTGCAGTGTGGACACAGTCATCAACATGGACGTTCCTTTCCAGACCATCAAACAGAGACTGACCTCTCGCTGGCTCCACCTGCCTAGCGGACGCGTCTACAACATCGACTTCAACCCACCCAAGATCTCTGTAAGTATAGTCTGAGTCACAGATGTATTTGACGGATACATACGACTGAGCTATATTGAAGCTTCTGCTCCAAATGTATGTGGCCAAGTTTTAACACACAGGCCTTATTACAACATAATTAAAATGATTACACATGTAATAACCATGTAACAGGATAGTAAAAACACACGTATACACTGTgtgtatttttaaaaaactatttgATAAGACCTCTTTTTTTTATTGTTCCATCTCTCCCACCACACAGTTGCTCTTGTCGTTAGCTAGCTTTAGCTGAATCTCAAGCTGCTCTTTCACCATGCAACCACCTGACAGCGCCTGGCTCACTTACAAGTcatgctttcaaaatatgggtattaaaataaaaaaaacaatccttAAACGTTAAAGTAGGGCACAGACTGCGTGTACCTGCGGCGTGGGGAGAtttagaggagaaagagagacagatggcgGAAGAAGGGATTAGACAGATAAAACAacggtgcatcccaaatgacaccctattccccatatagtgcactactttagaccagagccctatggcctatacagggaatagggtgccatttccgaACGCATCCAGTGTGGCATTTGTTTGCTGTGGCAATCCAAGTGGGGACCTTTTGCTCTCGTCCATGCATTTTAAACTGGAGCAAACAAGACATTGTtaccacacctgggttcaaatagtatttggaaTCATTTCATATACTTGAGCTGTGTTTGATTGAACTTGCCTGGCGCAATGAAACCAATAGAAAAGTCCTAAAATTGCAAACCCTGCCCACCTGGCACTCCAAAAACGCTAAAGCACATGCTCAAAGCATTACGATTTCAAATAGGTTGTTGCATGGTGAATTAGGAGCTTTTAAAAGAGCAGCTTGATATTTAGCTAAAGCTAGCTAATGACAAGAGCAACTGTTCTTAACCATGAAAAGAACACTGAATGAaatctccttcacctctcccagCAGCTTTCTGTATTCTGCTCTTTAGAGCCTGTGCATTGTGAGCCTGTGCATTATACCTGTGTTAGTGTTGCTTTTTTGCAATTACAAACATGCTGGTAGGAGGTTGAATGCAATTTGAATAGTAAGACTTTCAGGTTAAACACTTATCTACAGTAGTGTTTGTATTCCAACGTGTTGAGTCTGAGAGGACTAATACTTCATACAATAGAGGTGCAAATGTAGTACAAAAAGCAGTGTTTCATGTGAATTGTGCAAACAGGATGAAACTTCAGAAGATGACAGCCTCTTACTAATCTTTGCACTTCAGAGGCTGCTTGATCTGGGAGGGAGGTGTAGATggtctactctctctttctcaagggTCTGTTCAAGTTTGCTTTCTGCGCCACCTAAGGCAAGGTCGTCaggttttctttttcttctaCTAACCATACAGGTTTCTGCATGAATGTTCACTTCCCCCTCCATGCAGTTCTTAAAACAGGCAGTACTGGCTTAGGCTGTGTGGTTTACACTTTACGTACCACTATGTCAGTATGTTGGTCTACTAAATCGtacaatatttaaatatttttttatttaacctttgtttaactaggcaagtcagttaagaacaaattcttatttacaatgacggcctaggaacagtgggttaactgcatttttcaggggcagaacaacatattttttactttgtcagctctgggatttgatctagcaacctttcggttactggcccaatgctctaaccactaggctatataCCTCAGTGTAGCTCAGTTTGTGTAAGATGCTAGCAACGCCAGGACCGTTTGATTCCTGCTTGGGCCCCctatatgaaaatgtatgcacgcaccattgtaaattgctttggataaaagtatcTGTTAAATGGCATATCTTAACATGCTCACAGTTTGGTCTGTTTTGGTTGGCCCTCCTGGCTACAGGGCCTTGATGATGTCACTGGAGAGCCTCTGATTCAGAGAGACGATGACACACCAGAGACCATCACCAGGAGGCTGAGGTCCTACGAAAACCAGACACAACCCGTGTTGGAGTACTACAGGTAATGTCCCAAATCTgagctatctatctatctatctatatatatattttagcttTTATATTCATTATTAcattatataaactgtaactgtGTAATAACGTTGCAGTTTATCTTCTTACATCATAGGCTTTAAGGCTTATATCTGCCCTTTGGGAGTTGGGACATAACAAACGGACATTCATCTCAATTAGACATCATTGTGAATGACTGAATGTCAGGATCGATTCATATCACATCTATTTCTGTGGCCAATTAAAGTAGGAAAATATTAGTCCATAGCTCCTGTGTACATAAGATGGCTTCTGGGGCTCTTAGTCACTGGTAACTGGACAACGGGAAGAGAACTCTGAATTAACCCTACTACAGGGGCCGGTCGGAGAACTGAAACCGCTTGGGACTGTAAACAAAGGATTCAGGCTCAGACAGGAGATCAGACAGTGAATTCATTCCAGTGTTTTCTTTCCCTTTGTTAAACAGTGAATCTTTGTTGGTAACCTTGAAAGCATTATGTAGTTGAGTACTAGGTTGTATTCAGTAGACTAGACTGTagcaaaaacattttgcaatggaatGCGGAAATATGTGTTCTTATTGGAGACAATCAGGGAGTACCTACCTGTTTCAAAACTAGTGCTTATGTTTATTATGATGACTGTCATGAGGTACTAATGTCTGTTTCTACCAACAGGAGCAAAGGGATGTTGGAGACATTCTCAGGAACGGAAACCAACAAGATCTGGCCTCACATTCAGGCATTTCTGTCCAAAAAACTCTTCCCCCAAAATGATAAGGTTGTTGGGAAAGCCTAGAATCCACCCTGGGAACAGATGGATTAGTTTAACACACCTTAAATGGAACTTAACTCTTTGGTCCAAACCATAGCAGTATCTCTGTGCCTATATAAGACCATGCCACTTAGTACAACATATTGTAGTTGGATAAGGACCACTTGTTCAACCAATGTCACATTCTCTCTGTTCATTCCATATGtcacctgatcccagatctgtttatgctgtcttgccaactcttaTTGTCACTGTCAAGCTAAACATCGATCGTTgtagttggcaagacagcacaaacagatctgggatcaggatACTCAATATGTAACTTGTTGCTAGGTGATATGGATTTGTGTtcttggtctgtctgtgtgtgtgtgtgtgggtggacaggacaggacaggacttgGGGCTAAAGTGCCATTATGTGAAGTGGTTTTGAATTAATCAATGTTTGTAGGGCCAAGTGCCTGTTGTCGACTGTACTTTATCATGTAGTAGAAGTTTTTAAATGATCGAAAA from Oncorhynchus tshawytscha isolate Ot180627B linkage group LG09, Otsh_v2.0, whole genome shotgun sequence encodes the following:
- the ak3 gene encoding GTP:AMP phosphotransferase AK3, mitochondrial, whose protein sequence is MVQQRIFRAVIMGPPGSGKGTVSGRIVKRFGLSHLSSGDLLRANIKAQTELGLLMKSCIDQGQLVPDDVISRLILTEMRSIEQSSWLLDGFPRTVTQAETLDGVCSVDTVINMDVPFQTIKQRLTSRWLHLPSGRVYNIDFNPPKISGLDDVTGEPLIQRDDDTPETITRRLRSYENQTQPVLEYYRSKGMLETFSGTETNKIWPHIQAFLSKKLFPQNDKVVGKA